In the genome of Longimicrobiaceae bacterium, one region contains:
- a CDS encoding substrate-binding domain-containing protein yields MNRPPLLRRGCQSPSKPGLVLALLLAAGACAGSRAEPSRTLRVCADPNNLPFSNQRGEGFENRLAELLAREMGAELRYTWWAQRRGFIRNTLRAGECDLVMGIPSSFELALATEPYYRSTYVFVYRSDAGFAVRSFDDPILRDVRIGVHLIGDDGANAPPAHALGKRGIVGNVVGYTVYGDYALPDPPARIIDAVAAGEIDVAIVWGPLAGYFAPRAAAPLEVVPVAPQIDPPYLPFVFDIAMGVNRSDPLLKVEVESILHRRSTEVDSILTAYGVPRLDRGWRGTIASGGTTP; encoded by the coding sequence GTGAACCGCCCCCCGCTCCTCCGCCGCGGATGCCAGAGCCCATCGAAGCCGGGGCTCGTCCTCGCCTTGCTGCTCGCGGCTGGGGCTTGTGCGGGCTCGAGGGCGGAGCCCTCGCGGACGCTGCGGGTTTGTGCGGACCCCAACAACCTTCCGTTCTCGAACCAGCGGGGCGAGGGTTTCGAGAACCGCCTCGCGGAGCTCCTGGCACGCGAGATGGGCGCCGAGCTGCGCTACACGTGGTGGGCGCAACGCAGGGGCTTCATCCGCAACACGTTGCGCGCCGGCGAATGCGATCTGGTGATGGGGATCCCCAGCAGCTTCGAGCTGGCGCTCGCCACCGAGCCGTACTACCGCTCCACTTACGTCTTCGTCTACCGATCCGACGCCGGCTTTGCCGTCCGCTCCTTCGACGATCCCATTTTGCGGGATGTGAGGATCGGGGTGCATCTGATCGGTGACGACGGGGCGAATGCCCCGCCCGCCCACGCCCTGGGCAAGCGCGGGATCGTCGGCAACGTGGTCGGCTATACCGTCTACGGCGATTACGCGCTCCCAGATCCTCCCGCGCGGATCATCGACGCGGTCGCAGCCGGAGAGATCGACGTCGCGATCGTGTGGGGCCCCCTCGCCGGCTATTTCGCGCCGCGCGCAGCTGCCCCGCTCGAGGTAGTGCCCGTCGCGCCGCAAATCGATCCGCCTTACCTCCCTTTCGTCTTCGACATCGCGATGGGGGTGAACCGCAGCGATCCTCTTCTGAAGGTGGAGGTCGAGTCGATCCTTCACCGTCGCTCAACGGAGGTGGATTCGATTCTCACAGCGTACGGCGTTCCCCGACTCGACCGAGGCTGGCGGGGCACCATCGCCTCGGGAGGCACCACCCCATGA
- a CDS encoding cytochrome c yields the protein MSSVADCGGGGGAGRARSGAVALLLLGVLAACERERRVYREVPPGATAFPAVQTGELQAGPPTADPTAGAYQENRWAVSQGQILFTQFNCAGCHSAGGGGGMGPPLNDPEWIYGSDPENIFATVVEGRPNGMPSFRGRIGNAQVWQLVAYVRTLGGLTAKDTWPARADAMDEVGPEPDPMPRGAL from the coding sequence ATGAGCTCCGTCGCCGATTGTGGAGGCGGCGGGGGCGCCGGCAGGGCGCGCTCAGGGGCGGTAGCCCTTCTCCTTCTTGGCGTGCTCGCGGCGTGTGAGCGCGAGCGTAGGGTCTACCGTGAGGTGCCTCCGGGAGCGACCGCTTTTCCGGCAGTGCAGACGGGTGAGCTGCAGGCCGGGCCGCCGACGGCCGACCCAACCGCAGGGGCATACCAGGAGAACCGTTGGGCCGTCTCGCAGGGGCAGATCCTGTTCACGCAATTCAACTGTGCCGGCTGCCACTCCGCGGGAGGCGGGGGTGGGATGGGGCCGCCGCTCAACGATCCCGAATGGATCTACGGGAGCGACCCCGAGAACATCTTTGCCACCGTGGTGGAGGGTCGGCCAAACGGGATGCCCTCCTTCCGCGGTCGGATCGGGAACGCCCAGGTCTGGCAACTGGTCGCCTACGTGCGCACGCTCGGAGGCCTGACGGCCAAGGATACCTGGCCCGCCCGCGCCGATGCGATGGACGAGGTCGGGCCGGAGCCCGACCCGATGCCGCGGGGTGCTCTGTGA
- the coxB gene encoding cytochrome c oxidase subunit II, producing MSAADPAGPQADRIWDLGLLFITLGSVVYAVVIGFLLYALWQGGRRVESVGGPAVEHGLTQWVAGAIVVTTVLLLGLLVANLAVGRATAEFAQPGALTIRVTGHQWWWEIEYADPEPSRRVVTANEIHIPVGRQVRVEVSSRDVIHSFWVPNLHGKLDLTPGYRASTVLRADRPGVYHGRCAEFCGLQHARMDFRVIAESPGRFAAWYEGQLRPGRAPATTLEQQGQQVFLSRGCVLCHTVRGSAAGSRVGPDLTHLASRGTIAAGTLPNTRGHLAGWVLDPQSIKPGVLMPPNQLAANELRALLAYLQSLN from the coding sequence ATGAGCGCCGCCGACCCTGCCGGGCCCCAGGCCGATCGCATCTGGGACCTCGGTCTGCTCTTCATCACCCTCGGGTCGGTAGTGTACGCGGTGGTGATCGGCTTCCTGCTCTACGCTCTCTGGCAGGGAGGCCGCAGAGTGGAGAGCGTGGGAGGTCCTGCGGTGGAGCACGGCCTCACACAGTGGGTCGCCGGCGCGATCGTCGTGACCACCGTCCTCCTCCTCGGACTGTTGGTGGCGAACCTGGCGGTTGGTCGGGCCACGGCCGAGTTCGCCCAGCCTGGCGCGCTCACCATCCGCGTCACCGGTCACCAGTGGTGGTGGGAGATCGAGTACGCGGATCCCGAGCCTTCGCGGCGGGTCGTGACCGCCAACGAGATCCACATCCCGGTAGGACGCCAGGTCAGGGTCGAGGTCTCCTCCCGTGACGTCATCCACTCCTTCTGGGTCCCCAACCTTCACGGCAAGCTCGACCTCACGCCCGGCTACCGGGCCTCGACTGTACTACGTGCGGATCGGCCCGGGGTCTATCACGGCCGCTGCGCCGAGTTCTGCGGGCTGCAGCACGCTCGCATGGATTTTCGGGTGATCGCCGAATCTCCGGGGAGGTTTGCGGCCTGGTACGAGGGTCAGTTGCGCCCGGGCAGAGCGCCCGCCACCACGCTCGAGCAGCAGGGGCAGCAGGTGTTCCTCTCCCGGGGCTGCGTCCTCTGCCACACCGTGCGCGGCAGCGCGGCGGGAAGCCGCGTGGGACCGGACCTCACCCATCTCGCGAGCCGCGGTACGATCGCCGCAGGCACACTCCCGAACACCCGCGGTCACCTGGCGGGCTGGGTGCTCGACCCGCAATCGATCAAGCCCGGCGTGCTCATGCCGCCCAACCAGCTAGCCGCCAACGAGTTGCGCGCGCTGCTGGCCTACCTGCAGAGCCTGAACTGA
- the ctaD gene encoding cytochrome c oxidase subunit I, translating to MVTIEDALTEQPLDPGEREKLERTWQPCPGFRGWLTSVDHKSVGKRYVATAFLFFLLGGLEASAIRLQLARPENRLLDPDQYNQIFTMHGTTMMFLFGVPVVLASATYLIPLMVGTRNISYPRLNAFGYWVYLIGGLFLYSGFILNTGPDSGWFSYVPLAGPEYSPGKRMDVWAQTVTFTEIAAIIAGIELIVTILKQRAPGMSLHRMPLYVWAILVTSFVVLFAMPSVALASQMLAFDRLVGTHFFNPAEGGDPFLWQHLFWFFGHPEVYIMFLPAAGFASEIIPVFARRKMFGHTAVVLALVATGFISFGLWVHHMFATGLPQLSQSFFTAASLMIAIPSGVQVFCWIATLWAGRPRFDTPLLFVLGFIALFVLGGITGVMVGSVPFDQQVHDTYFVVAHLHYVQVGAFVFPLFAAFYFWFPKVTGRMLSERAGKWNFWLFFLGVNITFFPMHFLGMMGMTRRIYTYLPETGWGDLNLLATAGAMLIAASVVVFLGNIAWSLRRGGLAGENPWDAHTLEWATSSPPPPYNFTHLPVVEGLYPVWERSAERPVVTGLSAERREILVTTVLDAEPDSRHENPGPSIWPLLSALPVGVTFIGGIFTPWAFVIGPALMLPALIGWGWPQAIPPDDRSIEEVAA from the coding sequence GTGGTCACCATCGAAGACGCGCTGACCGAACAACCCCTCGACCCGGGGGAGCGGGAGAAGCTGGAGCGGACCTGGCAACCGTGCCCCGGCTTCCGGGGGTGGCTGACCTCGGTCGACCACAAATCGGTCGGCAAGCGATACGTCGCTACCGCCTTCCTCTTCTTCCTGCTCGGAGGACTCGAAGCGTCCGCGATTCGCCTTCAGCTCGCCCGGCCCGAGAACCGGCTACTCGATCCCGATCAGTACAACCAGATCTTCACCATGCACGGCACGACGATGATGTTCCTCTTCGGCGTGCCGGTGGTCCTCGCCTCCGCCACCTACCTGATCCCGCTGATGGTGGGGACGCGGAACATCTCCTATCCCCGCTTGAACGCCTTCGGCTACTGGGTCTACCTGATCGGCGGGCTCTTTCTCTACAGCGGCTTCATCCTCAACACGGGTCCGGATTCCGGCTGGTTCAGCTATGTGCCGCTGGCGGGGCCGGAGTACTCGCCCGGAAAGCGCATGGACGTCTGGGCTCAGACGGTCACCTTCACCGAGATCGCGGCGATCATTGCCGGCATCGAGCTGATCGTCACCATCCTGAAGCAGCGCGCGCCCGGCATGTCTCTCCACCGGATGCCGCTTTACGTCTGGGCGATCCTGGTGACCTCCTTTGTAGTCCTCTTCGCAATGCCCTCGGTGGCGCTCGCCAGCCAGATGCTGGCCTTCGACCGGCTGGTGGGAACCCACTTCTTCAACCCGGCCGAAGGGGGCGATCCCTTCCTCTGGCAGCATCTCTTCTGGTTCTTCGGGCATCCCGAGGTCTACATCATGTTCCTGCCCGCGGCGGGCTTCGCCTCGGAAATCATCCCGGTCTTCGCCAGGCGGAAGATGTTTGGCCACACCGCGGTGGTGCTGGCGCTGGTGGCCACCGGCTTCATCAGTTTCGGCCTGTGGGTGCACCACATGTTCGCCACCGGCCTGCCGCAGCTCTCCCAGAGCTTCTTCACCGCGGCCAGCCTGATGATCGCCATACCGAGCGGCGTCCAAGTGTTCTGCTGGATTGCGACGCTGTGGGCGGGACGGCCGCGCTTCGATACGCCGCTGCTCTTCGTCCTCGGGTTCATCGCGCTGTTCGTGCTGGGAGGAATCACCGGCGTGATGGTCGGGTCGGTCCCCTTCGACCAGCAGGTGCACGACACCTACTTCGTCGTCGCGCATCTCCACTACGTGCAGGTGGGAGCGTTCGTCTTCCCGCTCTTCGCCGCCTTCTACTTCTGGTTCCCGAAGGTGACCGGCCGCATGCTCTCGGAGAGGGCAGGGAAGTGGAACTTCTGGCTCTTCTTCCTGGGAGTGAACATCACCTTCTTCCCCATGCACTTCCTGGGGATGATGGGGATGACTCGCCGGATCTACACCTATCTGCCGGAGACCGGCTGGGGTGATCTGAACCTGCTGGCGACGGCGGGCGCGATGCTGATCGCGGCCAGCGTGGTGGTCTTCCTCGGCAACATCGCGTGGTCTCTGCGGCGCGGGGGCCTCGCGGGTGAGAACCCGTGGGATGCGCACACGCTCGAATGGGCAACCTCATCGCCGCCACCCCCGTACAACTTCACCCACCTCCCGGTAGTGGAGGGGCTCTATCCCGTCTGGGAGCGGAGCGCCGAACGGCCGGTAGTCACCGGGCTGAGTGCCGAGCGACGCGAGATCCTGGTGACCACCGTGCTCGACGCGGAGCCGGACTCACGCCACGAGAACCCCGGCCCGTCGATCTGGCCGCTGCTCTCCGCTCTCCCGGTCGGAGTCACCTTCATCGGCGGGATCTTTACTCCCTGGGCATTCGTCATCGGTCCCGCCCTGATGCTGCCGGCCCTGATCGGTTGGGGATGGCCGCAGGCCATTCCACCAGATGATCGCTCGATCGAGGAGGTGGCTGCGTGA
- a CDS encoding c-type cytochrome, with protein sequence MIGGLRGVAARRSTHLALGGVLLLGVSACGLDASDTSWQEAAALTGGDPRVGRVLIRDYGCGSCHTVPGVAGADARVGPPLTGLSQRMYIAGVLPNEPNNLVRWIVDPPAVDSLTAMPRVGVSEQEARDIAAYLYGMD encoded by the coding sequence ATGATCGGCGGGTTGCGCGGTGTCGCGGCCCGGAGATCGACCCATCTGGCGCTGGGAGGGGTGCTCCTGCTAGGCGTGTCGGCGTGCGGTCTGGATGCCTCGGATACGAGCTGGCAGGAAGCCGCTGCGCTGACCGGGGGCGACCCGCGGGTCGGCCGCGTCCTCATTCGCGACTACGGCTGTGGCTCCTGCCACACGGTGCCCGGAGTCGCGGGCGCCGACGCGCGGGTCGGGCCGCCCCTGACCGGCCTTTCTCAGCGGATGTACATCGCGGGGGTACTCCCCAACGAGCCGAACAACTTGGTACGATGGATTGTGGACCCTCCCGCCGTCGATTCGCTCACCGCCATGCCGCGGGTCGGCGTCAGCGAGCAGGAAGCCCGCGACATTGCTGCCTACCTGTACGGGATGGATTAG
- a CDS encoding cupin domain-containing protein: MTSKGNLYHEIPASLPEEHVTIVARGEDVRVERIVSRGHRSPDGFWYDQAKHEWVAVIAGRARLRFDDGADLELGPGDHVTIPAHRRHRVEWTDPEQETIWLAVFYREAG; the protein is encoded by the coding sequence ATGACGAGCAAAGGCAATCTATACCACGAGATCCCTGCATCTCTGCCGGAGGAGCATGTCACCATCGTCGCTCGCGGCGAAGACGTTCGTGTCGAACGGATCGTGTCGCGTGGGCACCGAAGCCCCGACGGGTTCTGGTACGACCAAGCGAAGCACGAATGGGTCGCCGTGATCGCAGGGAGAGCGAGACTCCGCTTCGACGATGGTGCGGACCTGGAGCTGGGACCGGGCGACCACGTCACCATCCCGGCCCACCGGCGCCATCGTGTGGAGTGGACCGATCCGGAGCAGGAAACGATCTGGCTGGCGGTCTTCTATCGGGAGGCGGGCTGA
- a CDS encoding AI-2E family transporter codes for MTRRLLSWRWASDLLQPPPPTGTPTPIPISPRTRNVLWLVGLGLLLLLLYRVPSLVTLMLGGGALALVLSFPVRLLTYVMPRGLAIFTSFVLTLGGLVLAVVVIVPILTTQLRALVDQLPRIAEELDERLPSLLEPFERRGLLPGTPREFIANLEREFFQFIESVGGRILGGLGGVLSSAFTTLIMLFGIVFISVYLLLDARRLQATFLRAAPHRYRRDALDLWNAFSFTLSRYLGGLGISLLIQGILSAAALYLLGVPYAVLLGAWVAVTAIIPYLGAWLGSIPAVLLALSVSPTTALLTAALFVAIQQFESNLLTPQIQSQAVRVHPILVLLAVIAGGDLAGLPGVIFAVPVLAALRVLFDFFRARLRTSPLTPVRHMPPRAHPVTPPSGGGEAHG; via the coding sequence GTGACGCGACGGCTCCTTTCCTGGCGCTGGGCCTCCGACCTGTTGCAGCCGCCGCCTCCCACGGGTACGCCCACGCCGATCCCCATATCTCCGCGGACGCGAAACGTCCTGTGGCTGGTGGGATTGGGGCTGCTGCTCCTGCTGCTGTACCGGGTCCCCAGCCTGGTGACGCTGATGCTCGGGGGTGGTGCGCTGGCACTGGTCCTCTCCTTCCCGGTGCGGCTCCTCACCTACGTAATGCCGCGTGGGCTCGCCATCTTCACGTCCTTCGTGCTGACGCTCGGAGGATTGGTGCTGGCGGTGGTGGTGATCGTGCCAATCCTCACGACCCAGCTGAGGGCGCTGGTCGATCAGCTCCCGCGCATCGCCGAGGAGCTGGATGAGCGACTCCCCTCCCTGCTCGAGCCGTTCGAACGGCGGGGGCTACTGCCGGGCACGCCCCGGGAGTTCATCGCCAACCTGGAGCGGGAGTTCTTCCAGTTCATCGAGTCGGTGGGCGGGCGGATCCTGGGGGGACTGGGGGGCGTGCTCTCCAGCGCCTTCACCACGCTGATCATGCTCTTCGGGATCGTGTTCATCAGCGTGTACCTGCTGCTGGATGCGCGTCGTCTGCAGGCAACTTTCCTGCGCGCCGCTCCCCACCGCTACCGGCGGGACGCGCTCGACCTCTGGAACGCCTTCAGCTTCACCCTGTCGCGCTACCTGGGCGGGCTCGGCATCTCGCTGCTGATCCAGGGGATACTCTCGGCTGCGGCGCTCTACCTGCTGGGGGTGCCCTACGCGGTACTGCTGGGGGCGTGGGTCGCGGTGACGGCGATCATACCGTACCTGGGCGCCTGGCTCGGGTCGATCCCCGCGGTGCTGCTCGCGCTCTCGGTCTCACCCACGACCGCGCTCCTCACGGCCGCTCTCTTCGTCGCGATCCAGCAGTTCGAGAGCAATCTGCTGACGCCTCAGATCCAGAGTCAGGCGGTACGAGTGCACCCCATACTGGTGCTGCTGGCAGTAATTGCCGGGGGAGACCTCGCCGGACTTCCAGGGGTGATCTTCGCCGTTCCGGTGCTGGCGGCCCTGCGCGTGCTCTTCGACTTCTTCCGGGCAAGGTTGCGCACCTCACCGCTTACGCCGGTCCGGCACATGCCACCCCGAGCGCATCCGGTTACGCCGCCGTCAGGAGGAGGGGAAGCCCACGGGTGA
- the map gene encoding type I methionyl aminopeptidase yields MSIDNEQDLEGMRRAGRVVATTIRAMREAVREGITTEELDDVAARVLREHGARSAPNLVYDFPGTTCISVNDEAVHGVPGPRRLEKGDLVTLDVTVELDGYFADAAVTVGVPPVPELGQRLMSCAEAAFHSGLRAVRAGERLAVVGGKVEAEVERHGFHVLRDLCGHGIGRSIHESPSVANYYDPRERTRLTEGLVIALEPIISAGSRKTRTAADGWTLSSTDGSLTAHYEHTLVVTRGLPLLLTAA; encoded by the coding sequence GTGTCGATCGACAACGAGCAGGATCTCGAAGGGATGCGCCGCGCCGGGCGGGTCGTCGCCACCACCATTCGCGCGATGCGCGAGGCCGTGCGGGAAGGGATCACCACCGAGGAGCTGGACGACGTGGCGGCCCGGGTTCTGCGCGAGCACGGGGCGCGCTCCGCTCCGAACCTGGTCTACGATTTCCCCGGGACCACCTGCATCAGCGTAAACGACGAGGCGGTGCATGGGGTGCCGGGGCCGCGTCGCCTGGAGAAGGGCGACCTCGTGACCCTCGACGTCACCGTCGAGCTCGATGGCTACTTCGCCGACGCCGCCGTCACGGTGGGGGTGCCGCCGGTGCCGGAGCTCGGGCAGCGCCTGATGAGCTGTGCCGAGGCGGCGTTCCACAGCGGTCTTCGGGCGGTGCGAGCCGGAGAGAGGCTCGCGGTGGTGGGAGGCAAGGTGGAGGCGGAGGTGGAGCGCCACGGATTCCACGTACTGCGCGATCTCTGCGGCCACGGCATCGGGCGCAGCATCCACGAGAGCCCAAGCGTGGCGAACTACTATGATCCGCGCGAGCGAACCCGCTTGACGGAAGGGTTGGTGATCGCCCTCGAGCCGATCATCTCGGCCGGGTCGCGCAAGACGCGGACGGCTGCCGACGGCTGGACTCTTTCCAGCACGGATGGGAGCCTCACCGCGCACTACGAGCACACGCTGGTGGTCACCCGTGGGCTTCCCCTCCTCCTGACGGCGGCGTAA
- a CDS encoding pyrimidine dimer DNA glycosylase/endonuclease V — MRIWDLPPEQLCRAHLLGEHRELHGLWNILTQGKRGYSAHPETRRWEGKLAALYERHERLVAELERRGYRHGSPLDAALASGSRVQDQFIDSPERQRILLHGKGCGCCRALEEGGTGPEGPSSNQRRD, encoded by the coding sequence ATGCGAATCTGGGACTTGCCGCCGGAGCAGCTGTGCCGGGCCCATCTGCTGGGTGAGCACCGCGAGCTGCACGGGCTCTGGAACATCCTGACGCAGGGGAAGCGCGGCTACAGCGCCCACCCGGAGACGCGCCGCTGGGAAGGCAAGCTCGCCGCGCTCTACGAGCGGCACGAAAGGCTGGTGGCCGAGCTCGAGCGCCGGGGTTATCGCCACGGCTCGCCGCTCGATGCGGCCCTGGCGAGCGGCAGCCGCGTTCAGGATCAGTTCATCGATTCGCCGGAGCGGCAACGCATCCTGCTTCACGGGAAGGGATGCGGCTGCTGCCGCGCACTTGAGGAAGGCGGGACAGGACCCGAAGGCCCGAGCTCGAATCAGCGGAGAGATTGA
- a CDS encoding Hsp20/alpha crystallin family protein: protein MAITPYRPSGDLFTQFFDEFFSRPFGGTRVSDLLRAPVADVIETERDIQVHLEMPGMKPEDIDIGLENNILTISGEKRQDREESDEKHRWHLSERRYGQFSRSFVLPRDVEQDNIEATFENGVLRVVIPKSERARRRKIEIRGGSDRHEMTERQEIEAGVGAG from the coding sequence ATGGCAATCACTCCATACCGGCCGTCTGGCGATCTCTTTACCCAGTTCTTCGACGAGTTCTTCAGCCGCCCGTTCGGGGGCACGCGGGTATCCGATCTCCTGCGCGCTCCGGTGGCCGATGTGATCGAGACGGAGCGGGACATCCAGGTTCATCTCGAGATGCCGGGCATGAAGCCCGAGGACATCGACATAGGGCTGGAGAACAACATCCTCACCATCAGCGGTGAGAAGCGTCAGGACAGGGAGGAGAGCGACGAGAAGCATCGCTGGCACCTCTCGGAGCGCCGTTACGGCCAGTTCAGCCGCTCGTTCGTGCTGCCGCGCGATGTCGAGCAGGACAACATCGAAGCCACCTTCGAGAATGGCGTCCTTCGCGTCGTGATCCCCAAGAGCGAGCGGGCGCGTCGCCGCAAGATCGAGATTCGCGGCGGTTCTGATCGGCACGAAATGACGGAACGGCAGGAGATCGAGGCCGGGGTTGGAGCCGGCTGA
- a CDS encoding ABC transporter permease, whose protein sequence is MKIPFIYNVRSMLNRPATTLATAIGIALVVVTFVGMLALANGFRSAMISTGSPDNVLILREGADAEISSGIDRETAQILAAFPDFTYSTADVFVVLSKPRLNGSETNMPVRGVGPDAPRVREEFRIVEGRMFEPGRAEVVVGRGLVGRMQNVEIGDKLRFGQQDFTVVGHFEAGGGAFESEVWGDAETLMPVFRGPVYQSMTLKLADPASFETAKARIEGDPRLQVQVKRESEFYAEQSEMLSNILRFIAIFVTSIMSVGAVFGAINTMDAMVASRGREIALLQTLGFRPGSVLSSFMIEAILLALVGGVLGCLLSLPINGIRTSTTNWQTFGEMTFAFRITPQILLLGLGFAVLMGIVGGFLPARRASRQVAAVGLRRE, encoded by the coding sequence ATGAAGATCCCCTTCATCTACAACGTGCGGAGCATGCTCAACCGGCCCGCCACGACGCTGGCCACCGCCATCGGCATCGCGCTGGTGGTGGTGACCTTCGTGGGCATGCTCGCGCTGGCGAACGGCTTCCGCTCGGCGATGATCTCCACCGGAAGCCCCGACAACGTGCTCATCCTGCGCGAAGGGGCGGACGCGGAGATCTCCAGCGGGATCGACCGGGAGACGGCTCAGATCCTGGCGGCCTTCCCTGACTTCACCTACTCCACCGCGGACGTCTTCGTGGTCCTCTCGAAGCCCCGGCTGAACGGCAGCGAGACCAACATGCCCGTCCGCGGCGTAGGCCCCGACGCGCCTCGGGTGCGGGAAGAGTTCCGCATCGTGGAGGGGCGGATGTTCGAGCCCGGACGCGCCGAGGTGGTCGTCGGCAGAGGCCTCGTCGGGCGCATGCAGAACGTCGAGATCGGCGACAAGCTGCGCTTCGGACAGCAGGACTTCACCGTGGTGGGCCACTTCGAGGCTGGCGGCGGCGCCTTCGAATCCGAGGTCTGGGGCGATGCCGAGACCTTGATGCCGGTCTTCCGCGGACCGGTCTACCAGTCGATGACGTTGAAGCTGGCCGACCCGGCCAGCTTCGAGACGGCGAAGGCTCGTATCGAAGGAGACCCCCGACTGCAGGTCCAGGTGAAGCGGGAATCGGAGTTCTACGCCGAACAGTCGGAGATGTTGAGCAACATTCTCCGCTTCATTGCCATCTTCGTCACCTCCATCATGTCGGTCGGCGCCGTCTTCGGCGCGATCAACACCATGGACGCGATGGTCGCGTCTCGCGGGCGCGAGATCGCGCTGCTGCAGACGCTGGGCTTCCGGCCCGGGAGCGTGTTGAGCTCCTTCATGATCGAGGCGATCCTGCTGGCGCTGGTGGGCGGCGTGTTGGGATGCCTGCTCTCCCTGCCTATCAACGGCATCCGGACCAGCACGACCAACTGGCAGACCTTCGGGGAGATGACCTTCGCCTTCCGCATCACTCCGCAGATCCTGCTGCTCGGCCTCGGCTTCGCCGTGCTGATGGGGATCGTAGGGGGGTTCCTGCCCGCGCGTAGAGCGTCCCGGCAGGTGGCGGCGGTGGGCCTCCGGCGAGAGTAA
- a CDS encoding FtsX-like permease family protein, which yields MTRATLVGANLRRRLRRTILTILGLGVALFLFVTLQTVLRALQTAGEVGSESRLIVGSKLGIVFPLPLAYASRIQSVDGVQQISYSSWFGGVYQDPRNFFANFAVDPESYLSLYPELVVSPEHREAFLADRTGALVGVRLMERFGWQVGQTVTLQGTIYPGEHRFTIRGVYEAGRRGFDEGTFLFHHRYLEEIARAQGAEEGFVGWYVVGLTDPQLAPQVASTIDSFYENSAAPTRSQTERAFNLSFVGLYGNIGFFLNAIGTAVVFAILLVAANTMAMSARERFNEIAVLKSLGFTDGSVAGMVVTEALVIALLGLLVGLGGAMWVFNVMGFDAGGFLPGIRVRPETMALSGIIAILIGLVSGLIPAIQSARLRVVDALRYVA from the coding sequence ATGACCCGCGCGACCCTGGTAGGCGCCAACCTGCGCCGACGACTGCGCCGGACGATCCTCACCATCCTCGGCCTGGGGGTCGCCCTCTTCCTCTTCGTGACCCTGCAGACCGTGCTGCGGGCACTGCAGACGGCCGGCGAGGTCGGCAGCGAGTCCCGCCTGATCGTGGGAAGCAAGCTGGGCATCGTCTTCCCGCTGCCCCTTGCCTACGCAAGTCGGATCCAGTCCGTGGATGGGGTGCAGCAGATCAGCTACTCCTCCTGGTTCGGTGGAGTCTACCAGGATCCGCGGAATTTCTTCGCCAACTTCGCCGTGGATCCGGAGAGCTACCTGTCCCTCTATCCCGAGCTGGTAGTCTCGCCGGAACACCGCGAGGCCTTCCTGGCGGACCGCACCGGCGCGCTGGTGGGCGTGCGGCTGATGGAGCGCTTCGGCTGGCAGGTCGGACAGACCGTGACGCTGCAGGGGACGATCTATCCGGGCGAGCATCGCTTCACCATCCGCGGGGTGTACGAGGCGGGCCGCCGCGGCTTCGACGAGGGCACGTTCCTCTTCCACCACCGCTACCTCGAGGAGATCGCGCGGGCGCAGGGAGCGGAGGAGGGGTTCGTGGGCTGGTACGTCGTCGGGCTGACCGACCCGCAACTCGCACCGCAGGTGGCCTCCACCATCGACTCCTTCTACGAGAACTCGGCGGCGCCCACCCGTTCGCAGACGGAGAGGGCGTTCAACCTCTCCTTCGTGGGGCTGTACGGCAACATCGGCTTCTTCCTCAACGCCATCGGCACCGCCGTGGTCTTCGCCATCCTGCTGGTGGCGGCCAATACCATGGCCATGTCGGCGCGTGAGCGCTTCAACGAGATCGCCGTGCTGAAGTCGCTGGGGTTCACGGACGGGAGCGTAGCCGGAATGGTGGTGACGGAAGCGCTCGTGATCGCCCTGCTCGGGCTGCTGGTGGGTCTGGGAGGCGCGATGTGGGTCTTCAACGTGATGGGATTCGATGCGGGTGGGTTCCTCCCCGGCATTCGGGTTCGGCCGGAGACCATGGCACTCAGCGGGATCATCGCCATCCTGATCGGTCTGGTCAGCGGCCTGATTCCGGCCATCCAGTCCGCGCGCCTGCGCGTGGTCGATGCGCTGAGGTACGTCGCATGA